A genomic region of Streptosporangium lutulentum contains the following coding sequences:
- a CDS encoding conjugal transfer protein, which produces MAASTSGFPVTQGTSFASQFAAVYLNFEAVRSQEREARLAPFLPEGAEPQFGWDGFGHMAAGALQPYGIEVTDGQNAVVTLTYQSGSRRQLLSVPVFYDTDTKKFVVSGRPGILPAPKPADLPPQGGPDRDEAAELELRTPLADFFKAYAASDTASLQRYADAGVTLEGFGGAFTFVELKDLVVPLPGGATREVTATVVWGVPAGAAPSADPTSDPGDMGGKLEQAYLLTVVKQGDKWFVKGIRGAERSVG; this is translated from the coding sequence GTGGCCGCTTCCACGAGCGGATTCCCCGTCACCCAGGGCACCTCTTTCGCGAGCCAGTTCGCCGCCGTCTATCTGAATTTCGAGGCCGTCCGCTCGCAGGAGAGGGAGGCGAGACTCGCCCCATTCCTGCCCGAGGGCGCGGAGCCCCAGTTCGGCTGGGACGGATTCGGCCATATGGCCGCGGGAGCTCTGCAACCGTACGGTATCGAGGTCACCGACGGGCAGAACGCCGTCGTCACCCTGACCTACCAGTCGGGAAGCCGCCGCCAGCTTTTGTCCGTGCCCGTCTTCTACGACACGGACACGAAGAAGTTCGTGGTCTCCGGGCGTCCGGGCATCCTGCCCGCGCCGAAGCCGGCGGACCTGCCTCCCCAGGGCGGGCCCGACCGTGACGAGGCCGCGGAGCTTGAGCTTCGCACCCCCCTCGCCGACTTCTTCAAGGCCTACGCGGCGAGCGACACCGCCTCCCTGCAGCGTTATGCCGACGCCGGGGTCACCCTGGAGGGGTTCGGGGGGGCCTTCACCTTCGTGGAACTCAAGGATCTCGTCGTGCCGCTTCCCGGTGGCGCCACCCGGGAGGTGACCGCCACGGTCGTGTGGGGCGTTCCCGCGGGCGCGGCCCCGTCCGCCGATCCGACCTCGGACCCCGGAGACATGGGGGGGAAGCTGGAGCAGGCCTACCTGCTCACTGTGGTCAAGCAGGGCGACAAGTGGTTCGTCAAGGGCATCCGCGGCGCCGAACGGTCCGTGGGGTGA
- a CDS encoding TcpE family conjugal transfer membrane protein, which translates to MDLPTYTNIWRIEKRLYKLYDLRLPMPLPIVWIGGFVGVLAPWSLLLYLVGLPFAAPWHVVYLVPPGIVTWLSTRPVIESKRLTELLQSQMRYVGEPRTWCRMAPAHEPSEITLTGRVWQAAPQQAASVRAKVSRKARHAQSKWAAVASARQVRPAVAAAAAAATAAPVTGERIAWGTVARPRKGTAPALGQAVAPERSPLVVPVGSALSASPLTPASPPPVTVVPPSASVPGAPAGRGSLTPAVRTPVARLKAPADPAPAEPPSTGGQTPAEPASTGGQAPAAPAEPLSPGGADPAASTASDAPVAPIGTEALKRLRRLAASAEAERGVPSVPDRPSPHATSAAPAAPAASAGPSAPAAPAASSAFAEPAAPAAPAGPSAPAGPSVPAVPAAQQAQVPDPRPSRTSSRDPVETPAAALTPDPAETPAQTQVPAPAESQDQAQAQLRAPGKAQTQPQSPTQPQSQSQARPRGRDATPARAPRRPDPAERPAIVPDPVERPSTPAAPSIVPRFVGPIPIGLRASEQGSAPAETDESAWAQHRKGQPVGKPAEPPKTWPSERSAGMPANMSIRAVPSASAAKADPVTPSVPVPRPGHEETRVRRVESVVGRDSSGGWRRLAQVVIGPGGGGRTDGSEVDEARARAVFSGSRRVVVLGCTGGAGQTTTALMLAHTFARYREDRVLAVDANIGAHALSGRIQVESPETLSSLLSGLDNVHGYLGMRAYTSRCASGLEVLAGDADAGAEQRLSDRSLFSDRRLGQTMDMLDRHYKLMVVDPAAALAARVLPYADQLVLVVPASEDGPDAVAMTYEWLDGHGCADLRQRAIMVVNGVSRRSMGDVEQAEAVARGRCRAIVRVPWEDELAPGRSNRVEPSHLRTPGRRAYLALAGVVVAGFGAVQVARPSEEELAQ; encoded by the coding sequence GTGGACCTGCCCACGTATACCAATATCTGGCGGATCGAGAAGCGGCTCTACAAGCTGTACGACCTACGGCTGCCGATGCCGCTTCCGATTGTCTGGATCGGTGGGTTCGTGGGTGTGCTGGCGCCGTGGTCGCTGCTGCTCTACCTGGTCGGCCTGCCCTTCGCCGCGCCCTGGCACGTGGTGTATCTGGTGCCGCCGGGCATCGTCACCTGGCTCTCCACCAGGCCGGTCATCGAGAGCAAGCGGCTCACCGAACTGCTCCAGTCGCAGATGCGTTACGTGGGCGAACCGCGCACCTGGTGCCGGATGGCCCCCGCCCACGAGCCCTCCGAGATCACGTTGACCGGCCGGGTGTGGCAGGCCGCGCCGCAGCAGGCGGCCTCGGTTCGGGCCAAGGTCTCTCGCAAGGCCCGTCACGCCCAGTCCAAGTGGGCCGCCGTCGCCTCCGCCCGCCAGGTTCGTCCCGCCGTGGCAGCCGCCGCGGCGGCTGCCACGGCCGCTCCGGTCACCGGCGAACGCATCGCCTGGGGTACGGTGGCCCGTCCCCGGAAGGGCACCGCCCCGGCTCTCGGCCAGGCCGTCGCCCCCGAGAGGTCCCCGCTGGTCGTGCCGGTCGGCTCCGCCCTCTCCGCGTCCCCCCTCACCCCCGCGTCCCCTCCACCTGTGACGGTGGTTCCGCCTTCCGCGTCCGTTCCCGGGGCGCCCGCAGGGAGGGGTTCCCTCACCCCGGCCGTACGGACTCCCGTCGCGCGGTTGAAGGCTCCGGCCGATCCGGCTCCCGCCGAACCCCCTTCCACGGGTGGGCAGACTCCCGCCGAACCCGCTTCCACGGGTGGGCAGGCTCCCGCCGCACCGGCCGAACCCCTCTCTCCGGGTGGGGCGGATCCGGCCGCCTCGACGGCCTCGGACGCGCCGGTCGCTCCGATCGGCACCGAGGCGTTGAAGCGGCTGCGCCGGCTCGCGGCCTCCGCCGAAGCCGAGCGTGGCGTTCCGTCCGTGCCCGACCGGCCCTCGCCGCACGCCACGTCTGCCGCGCCCGCTGCACCGGCCGCGTCCGCCGGGCCTTCCGCGCCCGCCGCACCCGCCGCGTCTTCCGCGTTCGCCGAGCCCGCTGCACCCGCTGCACCCGCCGGGCCTTCCGCGCCCGCCGGGCCTTCCGTTCCGGCCGTGCCGGCGGCTCAGCAGGCTCAGGTCCCCGACCCGCGTCCGAGCAGGACCTCGAGCCGCGACCCGGTGGAGACACCGGCCGCGGCCCTGACCCCGGACCCGGCCGAGACACCGGCTCAGACCCAGGTCCCCGCCCCGGCGGAGAGCCAGGATCAGGCCCAGGCCCAACTCCGGGCACCGGGCAAGGCCCAGACCCAACCCCAGTCCCCGACTCAGCCCCAGAGCCAGTCCCAGGCGCGACCCCGGGGCCGGGACGCGACTCCGGCGCGGGCTCCCCGGCGTCCCGATCCCGCCGAGCGGCCCGCGATCGTGCCCGACCCCGTCGAGCGGCCCTCCACCCCGGCCGCCCCCTCCATCGTGCCGAGGTTCGTCGGGCCCATTCCGATCGGACTGCGCGCCTCCGAGCAGGGGAGTGCTCCCGCGGAGACGGACGAGAGCGCGTGGGCTCAGCATCGCAAGGGGCAGCCGGTGGGCAAGCCCGCCGAGCCGCCGAAGACGTGGCCGTCCGAACGGTCCGCGGGGATGCCGGCGAACATGTCGATCCGCGCGGTCCCCTCGGCGTCCGCGGCCAAGGCCGATCCCGTGACGCCCTCGGTGCCGGTGCCCAGGCCCGGCCACGAGGAGACCAGGGTCCGCCGGGTGGAGTCGGTCGTCGGCCGCGACTCCTCCGGCGGGTGGCGGAGGCTCGCCCAGGTCGTCATCGGACCCGGCGGCGGAGGCCGTACGGACGGGTCGGAGGTCGACGAGGCGCGCGCCAGGGCGGTGTTCAGCGGCAGCCGGCGGGTGGTCGTGCTGGGCTGCACCGGCGGTGCGGGGCAGACCACGACCGCGCTCATGCTCGCCCACACCTTCGCCCGGTACCGCGAGGACCGGGTGCTCGCGGTCGACGCCAACATCGGCGCCCACGCCCTGTCCGGCCGGATCCAGGTCGAGTCCCCCGAGACCCTGAGCTCCCTGCTGTCCGGACTGGACAACGTCCACGGCTATCTGGGCATGCGCGCCTACACCAGCCGTTGCGCCTCCGGTCTCGAAGTCCTCGCCGGAGACGCCGACGCCGGTGCCGAGCAGCGGCTCTCCGACCGCTCGCTCTTCTCCGACCGGCGGCTCGGCCAGACCATGGACATGCTGGACCGGCACTACAAGCTGATGGTCGTCGACCCGGCGGCGGCACTGGCCGCGCGGGTGCTCCCCTACGCCGACCAGCTCGTCCTGGTCGTTCCGGCCAGCGAGGACGGGCCGGACGCGGTGGCCATGACCTACGAATGGCTTGACGGACACGGCTGCGCGGACCTCCGGCAACGGGCGATCATGGTCGTCAACGGGGTGAGTCGTCGAAGCATGGGCGACGTGGAACAGGCGGAGGCGGTCGCGCGGGGCAGGTGCCGGGCGATCGTACGGGTGCCCTGGGAGGACGAGCTGGCCCCCGGCAGATCCAACAGGGTGGAGCCGTCCCATCTGCGGACACCGGGCCGCCGGGCGTATCTCGCCCTGGCCGGGGTCGTGGTGGCGGGTTTCGGAGCGGTGCAGGTGGCTCGACCCAGCGAGGAGGAATTGGCTCAGTGA